Within Psychrobacter sp. DAB_AL43B, the genomic segment CGCTGCCGTTTTATTACTGGCACTAATAACAGGTTGTTCGTCATCGCCAACCATGCAAAAAGAAACCGCAGATGTGGCACAAAGTACGCAAGAGCAGTCAAAGCAAGACCGTTCAGCGGATATGCAAACCGATTCAAGACAGCCAGAGTCGATGCAAGACGCGGCTGAATCAGAACGTTTGGGTACTCAGTGGGGTGATGATGTTGACTCAGAAGTGACCACCGTTGATCTACGTCGTGTCAGTGACGAGCCCATTGCGCAAATGCAGGTCTCTTACGCTGACAAAAATTATAAGGGGCGTGCGGTAAATAGTATGTCCTTACTGGCTGGAAAAGTTGAATTTTCAGCCGCTACAGATAGTGGTAAATTACCGCTTTATCGTGATGGTAGTAATTACTACCTTCAAGGCAAAGCAGGTCAAGCCTATCAATTGGTTTATCAAAATAATAGCGCTAACACGTATGAGATCGTCGCCAGTGTCGATGGCTTAAATGTTCTCGATGGCAGTACAGCCAGTCGTTATGATAGCGGTTATGTTTTGAATCCAAATGATGAGTTGGTCATTGAGGGCTTCCGAAAAAGTGACAGTGCGGTTGCCTCCTTTATTTTTAGCAAACCAGACAACGCTTATGCTGCTAATACTGATACCGGTTCGATAGAGAATACGGGAATTATTGGCACTGTTATTTATGAGCTTTACGATCCTGCTAAACCTAAGTATAAACCTCAGCCTAAATCAAAACAGCCACAAGCTTATCCAGCAGATAACGGCTATGCAAAACCGCCACAATAACCGTGATTAATGTATGATTAATGCCTGATTAAATGAATAATAAAAAACGCCAGTAAGCATATCGCTACTGGCGTTTTTTTATTGTTTTATCCTGCTATAAAATAACTCTCTTAGTAAATTATTTTCATAGCTAATAAAGATTAAACTTTAGCGAAAGATAAAGATTATAGCGTTATTGAGAAATTTTCGCCCAAACTATCACCAACAGCCGTATCTGTTACCGCTGCCGCAGAAATTTTAAATACATTAGCGAATGAATTACCATTAGCCCAATATTCTGCACCGTGCGGCACTACTTTTATCAACTGCACTTTTGGATCTTCTTTGCCATGCTCAAAGTAAGCATTGTAGATAGTTGACCACAATTCGTCGAGCTTGTCTTTATCGTCAACCAGTTCGGCTTTACCTGCGATAGACAGATAGTCTTTGTTATCTTGGGTTGCATAGGCAAGATTGACTTCAGGATGCTTTTTAATATTTTCAACAGTCTCAGATGGTGTATGACCAATGAACCAAATCTCTTTGGCACCAATACTAGTTTCGGTAGTATTCATCGGGCAAGAATGTAGATGATCGTCGCTGGTACGAGTAGTCATCATGGTGTATTTAACCTCTTTTACCAGCGCTTGAATTTTATCCATTTGTTCTTGTTTACTCATAATATTTATCCCTGTCGTTATGAATGCGTTATGAATGCGTTATGAAATATTGTTATAAATATTGATCATGATGTGACGTACTATTATTAGAGTGAGCTTATATTTATTATGCTTATATTTATAAAAACTCTCACTCTTAATAAAAGTACATCATTTTCAACGGACTGATATATTCTGACTCATGCTTTATCCTATAGTGAGTTCAGTATAAAAACGATACAGCGGAACTGAAATGGATTTTTCGCAGCCTCTGTCGACGTAGGCACAGCAAGCCAGGAAAATTTATTCCAGTTTCGCGTAAAAATATCATGTATCTGTTTTATTTAGAATTGACTATATAGATTACTTTATAAAGTCACTGAAAAAGTCTCGCCCATGTCTTCAGCCGTTTTACCTTCTTGTACCGCAGCTGCCGCCATTTTAAACATATTTACGACCGAGCTACCGCTAATCCAGCACTCTGCACCATGAGGTACGACTTTAATCAGTTGCACGTTCTCATCTTCTTTACCGTTAGCAAAAAAGGCATTATAAACAGGCGACCACAACTCATCTAGTTTGTCTTTATCGGTTGATAGTTCGGCATTACCACTGATAGAGACATAGTTTTTTGCATCTTGGGTGGCATAAGTCAAACCAATTCTTGCGTCGTCTTGAATATCTTTTACGACATCTGATGTTTTATCGCCGATAAACCAAATTTCTTTTACACCAAGATTGGTTTCACTGGTGGTCATTGGCCAAGCATGAATATCACCTTTTTTATTGGTGGTACTCATCATCGCAAATTTAACATCTTTGATGACATCTTGAATTTTGTCGATATGGTCTTGTTTACTCATAGTGGATATCCTTTTTCATTATAGTAATTAAATTTCTGATAGTTGATTTTCTGATGATTAGATTTATAGTTATTAATTTTTCAGTGTAGATGAGCAGGCGATATTTATTAAAAGAGTAAACACCTCGCTCGTCAGTAACTGTTATCTAGAATACCGATGAGGGGTAGTCTATTTATATAGGTTGCCAGTAAGGCGATGTGAGTGTTTGTAAGGATTACAAGTTTTAGGTAAAAATTGTGACGGCAGAGATTTAAAGTTTCTGCTATGAAATTATAGTGCTTAAATAGTGCTTAAATAGTGCTTAAAAAGTAACGCTAGCTTCCTTTATAGCAGCGGTTTAGTGATTGTTTGGCGGCGCTTATTAGCAATTTATCTTGGTTTAGACCTGCTTATTACAGGGCTTCTTGTTATAATACGCGGACCATTTACTTTGCATGGCAGAGATGCCTGTTCTTGCCTATATCCTATGGAATATGCCTTTATGATGACCATCGCCGGACAACCGTTTCTTACCGATTTTCAGACGCAGCAACTCATCAGTCAGTTTCAGCAAAAAACCGAACTAAATGTCAGCCAAATTAATACTCAGCAAGTTTATGTGCTGTCACGGGAATTAGACGGTGATGAGCATAAAAAGGCGCTAGATCTACTTGCAGTTGACAGTACGACTGTACTTGAAGCCCCACAAGACAATCAACTACAAGTCATTGTTGGTCCGCGTTTTGGTACGATTTCGCCATGGGCAAGTAAAGCG encodes:
- a CDS encoding pyridoxamine 5'-phosphate oxidase family protein: MSKQEQMDKIQALVKEVKYTMMTTRTSDDHLHSCPMNTTETSIGAKEIWFIGHTPSETVENIKKHPEVNLAYATQDNKDYLSIAGKAELVDDKDKLDELWSTIYNAYFEHGKEDPKVQLIKVVPHGAEYWANGNSFANVFKISAAAVTDTAVGDSLGENFSITL
- a CDS encoding pyridoxamine 5'-phosphate oxidase family protein, with translation MSKQDHIDKIQDVIKDVKFAMMSTTNKKGDIHAWPMTTSETNLGVKEIWFIGDKTSDVVKDIQDDARIGLTYATQDAKNYVSISGNAELSTDKDKLDELWSPVYNAFFANGKEDENVQLIKVVPHGAECWISGSSVVNMFKMAAAAVQEGKTAEDMGETFSVTL